CTTGGACCCACCTGGATTGCCCGGACGCGGAGTTGATAATTGCCGGCAGTGGTCCAGAACGCGATCGGCTTGAGGAGGGTGACGACGAGACCGTTAACTGGGTTGGATACGTTGACGAAGATAGAAAAGTCAAATTGTTACGAGAGGCAGATGTGTTCGTGCTACCAACACGCCACGATCCATGGGGCCTGGTGGTCAACGAAGCACTAATGTACAATATACCGGTGGTAACGACAGAGGCAGCGGGAGCAAGCGAACTCCTACGGAATAGTGATGCCGGCCGCGTTATCGAACCCGATGATGCTACTGCCCTCGCTTCAGCGATGGTTGATCTCAAGCATGACGGAACCGTCTCCGAGCGACTCCGAGATTACGCAACTGATGTCTCAGTTGGCGTCCGCCCATTTAAACGAGCAATAGAAAAAGTACTATCATAAATTAGATAATTCAACTCTGAAGTTACAGCAGAGAGATTCTTCCGGAGAGTATATATTACTACACCGCACAATCATACTATTGATGGACTGCGTCTGGCTTGTGTTGGACTCGCTCTCAATGGCTGCAACCCCATTCGGTGACGGCGGCCCCAACACGCTTAGACGGTTGGAGGATTTGGTCTCGAAAGAGGGCGTATTGTTCACTAACGCGTACGCCCCCGGGCCATTCAGCCCCTCCTCGCATGCTTCTTTCATGACTGGACAGTTACCGTCCCAAGTCGGGATGAACGAGGCGTCTCCATACTTCGACGGAAATTACCGGACCATCGCCGACATTTACGACACTTCCAAGCAAAGTACGCTGATCTCGGTCAATCCATTTCTCTTCAATGGACTACACCGAGAGTTTGGGACGGTTGATAAGCTCATGTCTGAGGAGTATCTGATTTTTGAAGGAGGAACAAACCCCAGAACGTTCGGAGCGAAGAATAGGACACTAAGCAGAGCCGAGCGTTACTGGAAGTTCCTGTTTCAGGAGAACGCCCCGTTCCGATCATTCGTCAACGGGGTGGCATTCAAACTATGGCACAGACTCGATAAGACGGTAGTGGCTGGCGAGAGATCCGACTCCAGTGGGGAGTATCAGCAGGCGGAAATAATAAACGACCGGATCGAGGCCGCGGTGGACCAACCTGATGACTCATTCGTACTCGCGAACTATATGGATGTCCACCCACCGTTCGATGTGACCGATGAGTCGCTGGAGCGCTTCGCCGACGACTGGGACCGTGAGGAACTCCCTATCGGAAATAGTGCTCGCGATGCGGATACCTTCAACCAGAAGGCAATGTATGATCTTTACCTATCTGCCGTTGCCGACCTCGATCGACGAATTACACCGCTAATCCGGTCTCTTATAAATAACGGCGTAACCGTGTTCGTAACTTCCGATCACGGTCCGTGGTTCGCTACGGAAGCTCTGGACGAGGAGCGGCTTAATGTCCCTCTAATAATCTTCGACTCTGAGGAACCGGCCAGAACGGTTGACCACACCGTGTCATTGCGTGCGCTTCCCCACACGACCGAGAGACTTGTCCACAGCTGCGACAGTTCGTTCCCCGGCTATGACCTCCTTGACGTGACGACTGATCAAACTGTTGTCAGTGAACACGTCCATCGCGACACCTCTGGGCGCGGCCCTTTCACCGCCGATGAGGGTACGGATACAGAGATCACCAACGATATCGTCGTCCGTGAGGGGACGGATTACGTTACCCGTATAGACGGACATTGGAAATCCTCCGCAGCTGAGGAAATTGCTGTGAAATTACGTGAGCACGCAGAGTCAGTCCTCTCTCATAGTCCAACAAGGGA
Above is a genomic segment from Halomicrobium sp. LC1Hm containing:
- a CDS encoding sulfatase-like hydrolase/transferase yields the protein MDCVWLVLDSLSMAATPFGDGGPNTLRRLEDLVSKEGVLFTNAYAPGPFSPSSHASFMTGQLPSQVGMNEASPYFDGNYRTIADIYDTSKQSTLISVNPFLFNGLHREFGTVDKLMSEEYLIFEGGTNPRTFGAKNRTLSRAERYWKFLFQENAPFRSFVNGVAFKLWHRLDKTVVAGERSDSSGEYQQAEIINDRIEAAVDQPDDSFVLANYMDVHPPFDVTDESLERFADDWDREELPIGNSARDADTFNQKAMYDLYLSAVADLDRRITPLIRSLINNGVTVFVTSDHGPWFATEALDEERLNVPLIIFDSEEPARTVDHTVSLRALPHTTERLVHSCDSSFPGYDLLDVTTDQTVVSEHVHRDTSGRGPFTADEGTDTEITNDIVVREGTDYVTRIDGHWKSSAAEEIAVKLREHAESVLSHSPTRDGTVMHGSEMKERLEDLGYI